A DNA window from Motacilla alba alba isolate MOTALB_02 chromosome 28, Motacilla_alba_V1.0_pri, whole genome shotgun sequence contains the following coding sequences:
- the ADAMTSL5 gene encoding ADAMTS-like protein 5 isoform X2, whose translation MAGGGRGGGSDPHRGPHGAGSWRLLLLAWLSLVGTAQDPALGTPARVPEPPAPARPQGTWGSWGPWSSCSSSCGDGVALRSRRCLRTSEERPCTGDPRQYRLCQLQGCPSGSVPFRAMQCSLYDNRPVLGTSARYRWVPFHGAPNLCDLNCLAEGHNFYYSFGRVLDGTRCGPGSPDLCVGGRCLSVGCDGILGSGSRPDACGHCGSGHGSCVLVHRLFQGSDPSSGYLGYVNVTKIPAGATHIKVTDKSRNYLALMASDGRYVLNGDWAIAWPGPYEAAGTLLTYSRAPDGTESLEAPGPTQEDLHVMVLLQEPNPGIEYQFWLPRGHPQLGRGDTSPLRQPQPRGAGSPPPPEPPLSPAPAPPPRPGGFATEPPPRSPPGRSQDGDAAGRCGRCRPPKGRSQRIRHFCQSDFVFHGRILARRRVGRETRYEVQVEARYRQRFPLVAREYLWVPNTCGCPPLLEGGEYLLMARRHVNHEHTLNRILLQDDGYARPWTPREARLVREAARHCPQPRPP comes from the exons GTCctggcggctgctgctgctggcctggctcaGCCTGGTGGGCACGGCACAg gacccagccctggggacaccagctAGGGTCCccgagcccccagcccctgctcggCCCCaggggacctgggggtcctggggaccctggagctcctgctccagctcgtGCGGGGACGGCGTCGCCCTGCGCAGCCGGCGGTGCCTGCG GACCAGCGAGGAGCGGCCGTGCACGGGGGACCCGCGGCAGTACcggctctgccagctccag GGCTGCCCCAGCGGCTCCGTGCCCTTCCGGGCCATGCAGTGCTCCCTCTACGACAACCGGCCCGTCCTGGGCACCTCCGCCCGCTACCGCTGGGTGCCCTTCCACGGAG cccccAACCTCTGCGACCTCAACTGCCTGGCCGAGGGGCACAATTTCTACTACAGCTTCGGCCGGGTGCTGGACGGGACCCGCTGCGGCCCCGGCTCCCCGGACCTGTGCGTCGGTGGGCGCTGCCTG AGCGTGGGCTGTGACGGGATCCTGGGCTCGGGCTCGCGCCCCGACGCCTGCGGCCACTGCGGCAGCGGCCACGGCTCGTGCGTCCTGGTGCACCGGCTGTTCCAGGGCTCGGACCCCTCCTCCG GATATTTGGGATATGTGAATGTGACCAAGATCCCGGCCGGGGCCACCCACATCAAGGTGACGGACAAGAGCCGCAACTACCTGG CGCTGATGGCGAGTGACGGCCGCTACGTCCTCAACGGCGACTGGGCCATCGCCTGGCCGGGGCCCTACGAGGCCGCCGGCACCCTCCTGACCTACAGCCGGGCCCCCGACGGCACCGAGAGCCTGGAGGCACCCGGACCCACCCAGGAGGACCTGCACGTGATG gtgctgctgcaggagcccaaCCCCGGCATCGAGTACCAGTTCTGGCTGCCCCGCGGGCACCCCCAGCTCGGCCGCGGTGACACGAGCCCCCTgcggcagccccagccccggggggcCGGCAGCCCCCCGCCCCCGGAGCCCCCGCTCAGCCCGGCCCCCGCTCCGCCCCCACGGCCCGGGGGCTTCGCCACGGAGCCACCGCCGAGGAGCCCCCCCGGCCGGAGCCAGGACGGGGATGCCGCAG GGCGCTGCGGGAGGTGCCGCCCGCCCAAGGGGCGCTCGCAGCGCATCCGGCACTTCTGCCAGAGCGACTTCG TGTTCCACGGGCGGATCCTGGCGCGGCGCCGGGTGGGGCGGGAGACGCGCTACGAGGTGCAGGTGGAGGCTCGGTACCGGCAGCGCTTCCCGCTGGTGGCCCGCGAGTACCTGTGGGTGCCCAACACCTGCGGGTGCCCCCCGCTGCTCGAGGGCGGCGAGTACCTGCTGATGGCGCGGCGCCACGTGAACCACGAGCACACCCTGAACCGCATCCTGCTGCAGGACGACGGCTACGCCCGGCCCTGGACGCCCCGCGAGGCGCGGCTGGTGCGGGAGGCGGCCCggcactgtccccagccccggccaccctga
- the ADAMTSL5 gene encoding ADAMTS-like protein 5 isoform X1: MAGGGRGGGSDPHRGPHGAGSWRLLLLAWLSLVGTAQDPALGTPARVPEPPAPARPQGTWGSWGPWSSCSSSCGDGVALRSRRCLRTSEERPCTGDPRQYRLCQLQGCPSGSVPFRAMQCSLYDNRPVLGTSARYRWVPFHGAPNLCDLNCLAEGHNFYYSFGRVLDGTRCGPGSPDLCVGGRCLSVGCDGILGSGSRPDACGHCGSGHGSCVLVHRLFQGSDPSSGYLGYVNVTKIPAGATHIKVTDKSRNYLGRTRSASVPVPPSPSQLAQAGASSLMASDGRYVLNGDWAIAWPGPYEAAGTLLTYSRAPDGTESLEAPGPTQEDLHVMVLLQEPNPGIEYQFWLPRGHPQLGRGDTSPLRQPQPRGAGSPPPPEPPLSPAPAPPPRPGGFATEPPPRSPPGRSQDGDAAGRCGRCRPPKGRSQRIRHFCQSDFVFHGRILARRRVGRETRYEVQVEARYRQRFPLVAREYLWVPNTCGCPPLLEGGEYLLMARRHVNHEHTLNRILLQDDGYARPWTPREARLVREAARHCPQPRPP; encoded by the exons GTCctggcggctgctgctgctggcctggctcaGCCTGGTGGGCACGGCACAg gacccagccctggggacaccagctAGGGTCCccgagcccccagcccctgctcggCCCCaggggacctgggggtcctggggaccctggagctcctgctccagctcgtGCGGGGACGGCGTCGCCCTGCGCAGCCGGCGGTGCCTGCG GACCAGCGAGGAGCGGCCGTGCACGGGGGACCCGCGGCAGTACcggctctgccagctccag GGCTGCCCCAGCGGCTCCGTGCCCTTCCGGGCCATGCAGTGCTCCCTCTACGACAACCGGCCCGTCCTGGGCACCTCCGCCCGCTACCGCTGGGTGCCCTTCCACGGAG cccccAACCTCTGCGACCTCAACTGCCTGGCCGAGGGGCACAATTTCTACTACAGCTTCGGCCGGGTGCTGGACGGGACCCGCTGCGGCCCCGGCTCCCCGGACCTGTGCGTCGGTGGGCGCTGCCTG AGCGTGGGCTGTGACGGGATCCTGGGCTCGGGCTCGCGCCCCGACGCCTGCGGCCACTGCGGCAGCGGCCACGGCTCGTGCGTCCTGGTGCACCGGCTGTTCCAGGGCTCGGACCCCTCCTCCG GATATTTGGGATATGTGAATGTGACCAAGATCCCGGCCGGGGCCACCCACATCAAGGTGACGGACAAGAGCCGCAACTACCTGGGTAGGACGAGAAGTGCCTCggtcccagtccctcccagtccctcccagttgGCCCAGGCTGGTGCCAGCT CGCTGATGGCGAGTGACGGCCGCTACGTCCTCAACGGCGACTGGGCCATCGCCTGGCCGGGGCCCTACGAGGCCGCCGGCACCCTCCTGACCTACAGCCGGGCCCCCGACGGCACCGAGAGCCTGGAGGCACCCGGACCCACCCAGGAGGACCTGCACGTGATG gtgctgctgcaggagcccaaCCCCGGCATCGAGTACCAGTTCTGGCTGCCCCGCGGGCACCCCCAGCTCGGCCGCGGTGACACGAGCCCCCTgcggcagccccagccccggggggcCGGCAGCCCCCCGCCCCCGGAGCCCCCGCTCAGCCCGGCCCCCGCTCCGCCCCCACGGCCCGGGGGCTTCGCCACGGAGCCACCGCCGAGGAGCCCCCCCGGCCGGAGCCAGGACGGGGATGCCGCAG GGCGCTGCGGGAGGTGCCGCCCGCCCAAGGGGCGCTCGCAGCGCATCCGGCACTTCTGCCAGAGCGACTTCG TGTTCCACGGGCGGATCCTGGCGCGGCGCCGGGTGGGGCGGGAGACGCGCTACGAGGTGCAGGTGGAGGCTCGGTACCGGCAGCGCTTCCCGCTGGTGGCCCGCGAGTACCTGTGGGTGCCCAACACCTGCGGGTGCCCCCCGCTGCTCGAGGGCGGCGAGTACCTGCTGATGGCGCGGCGCCACGTGAACCACGAGCACACCCTGAACCGCATCCTGCTGCAGGACGACGGCTACGCCCGGCCCTGGACGCCCCGCGAGGCGCGGCTGGTGCGGGAGGCGGCCCggcactgtccccagccccggccaccctga
- the ADAMTSL5 gene encoding ADAMTS-like protein 5 isoform X3: MAGGGRGGGSDPHRGPHGAGSWRLLLLAWLSLVGTAQDPALGTPARVPEPPAPARPQGTWGSWGPWSSCSSSCGDGVALRSRRCLRTSEERPCTGDPRQYRLCQLQGCPSGSVPFRAMQCSLYDNRPVLGTSARYRWVPFHGAPNLCDLNCLAEGHNFYYSFGRVLDGTRCGPGSPDLCVGGRCLSVGCDGILGSGSRPDACGHCGSGHGSCVLVHRLFQGSDPSSGYLGYVNVTKIPAGATHIKVTDKSRNYLGRTRSASVPVPPSPSQLAQAGASSLMASDGRYVLNGDWAIAWPGPYEAAGTLLTYSRAPDGTESLEAPGPTQEDLHVMVLLQEPNPGIEYQFWLPRGHPQLGRGDTSPLRQPQPRGAGSPPPPEPPLSPAPAPPPRPGGFATEPPPRSPPGRSQDGDAAALSPQGAAGGAARPRGARSASGTSARATSCSTGGSWRGAGWGGRRATRCRWRLGTGSASRWWPASTCGCPTPAGAPRCSRAASTC; the protein is encoded by the exons GTCctggcggctgctgctgctggcctggctcaGCCTGGTGGGCACGGCACAg gacccagccctggggacaccagctAGGGTCCccgagcccccagcccctgctcggCCCCaggggacctgggggtcctggggaccctggagctcctgctccagctcgtGCGGGGACGGCGTCGCCCTGCGCAGCCGGCGGTGCCTGCG GACCAGCGAGGAGCGGCCGTGCACGGGGGACCCGCGGCAGTACcggctctgccagctccag GGCTGCCCCAGCGGCTCCGTGCCCTTCCGGGCCATGCAGTGCTCCCTCTACGACAACCGGCCCGTCCTGGGCACCTCCGCCCGCTACCGCTGGGTGCCCTTCCACGGAG cccccAACCTCTGCGACCTCAACTGCCTGGCCGAGGGGCACAATTTCTACTACAGCTTCGGCCGGGTGCTGGACGGGACCCGCTGCGGCCCCGGCTCCCCGGACCTGTGCGTCGGTGGGCGCTGCCTG AGCGTGGGCTGTGACGGGATCCTGGGCTCGGGCTCGCGCCCCGACGCCTGCGGCCACTGCGGCAGCGGCCACGGCTCGTGCGTCCTGGTGCACCGGCTGTTCCAGGGCTCGGACCCCTCCTCCG GATATTTGGGATATGTGAATGTGACCAAGATCCCGGCCGGGGCCACCCACATCAAGGTGACGGACAAGAGCCGCAACTACCTGGGTAGGACGAGAAGTGCCTCggtcccagtccctcccagtccctcccagttgGCCCAGGCTGGTGCCAGCT CGCTGATGGCGAGTGACGGCCGCTACGTCCTCAACGGCGACTGGGCCATCGCCTGGCCGGGGCCCTACGAGGCCGCCGGCACCCTCCTGACCTACAGCCGGGCCCCCGACGGCACCGAGAGCCTGGAGGCACCCGGACCCACCCAGGAGGACCTGCACGTGATG gtgctgctgcaggagcccaaCCCCGGCATCGAGTACCAGTTCTGGCTGCCCCGCGGGCACCCCCAGCTCGGCCGCGGTGACACGAGCCCCCTgcggcagccccagccccggggggcCGGCAGCCCCCCGCCCCCGGAGCCCCCGCTCAGCCCGGCCCCCGCTCCGCCCCCACGGCCCGGGGGCTTCGCCACGGAGCCACCGCCGAGGAGCCCCCCCGGCCGGAGCCAGGACGGGGATGCCGCAG CTTTATCCCCGCAGGGCGCTGCGGGAGGTGCCGCCCGCCCAAGGGGCGCTCGCAGCGCATCCGGCACTTCTGCCAGAGCGACTTCG TGTTCCACGGGCGGATCCTGGCGCGGCGCCGGGTGGGGCGGGAGACGCGCTACGAGGTGCAGGTGGAGGCTCGGTACCGGCAGCGCTTCCCGCTGGTGGCCCGCGAGTACCTGTGGGTGCCCAACACCTGCGGGTGCCCCCCGCTGCTCGAGGGCGGCGAGTACCTGCTGA